Below is a genomic region from Candidatus Dormiibacterota bacterium.
CGAGCGAGCGGTTGCGCGCGACCCGAACGATCCAGGCCCCGAAATTACCGTCGTGAAAGAGATCTGGCGCACTCCACACTTTCAAAAAAACTGCCTGCGTGACGTCCTCGGCCGCCGATGCATCGCCCAACATACGCAACGCTACGCCGTAGACGAGCCGGTGATACTCGTCGTAGAGTGCTTCGAAAGCATCCGCATCCCGCGAGCGCACTCGTGCCATGAGAAGCCCGGCGTCTTGATTCACGAGGATCACCTTTCGTGCGGGTCTTCGCCGTGCCCTCGAAGACGTAACGCCGGCGCCGGGGTGCTGGATGTTCGCGCTCCGCGTCGAAGGCCGGGCCTGTGGACGAACTCTGCGAGCGCTTGCGGGCGGCGACATCGGTCCTGGTCCTGACGGGGTCGGGCATCTCGGCGGAGAGCGGGCTGCCGACGTTCCGCGGGACCGGAGGTTTGTGGCGGACCCACCGCGTCGAGGAACTCGCCTCCCCGCAAGGGTTTGCGCGCGATCCGCGATTGGTATGGACGTGGTACAACGAGCGCAACGCCGTCCACCGCCAAGCCCAACCGAACGCCGGACACTATGCCCTGGCGGCGCTCGAACAGCGGATATCGGATTTCACGCTGGCCACTCAAAATGTCGATTCTTTACACATGCGAGCGGGGTCGCACCGTCTTTTGGAACTGCACGGCAGCTTGCGCACGGCTCGTTGTACCGGGTGCGAGCAGCGTCGTCCCTTGGATTCGCTCGGGTTGCCCCTGGACGCTATCGAGCACGCGTGCGGAGGGCGCTTCCGGCCCGACATCGTGTGGTTCGGCGAGCCCCTGCCTTCTGCAGTTTGGGGCAGCGCGGTTGAAGCAGCCGCTCGCGCGGAAGTGATTGTGGTCGTCGGCACCAGCGCCGTCGTGTATCCTGCCGCCGCGCTCGCGACGCATTACGCCGGCGATGCGTTTGTGGCTGAGATCAATCCCGAGCCGACCGCGATCAGCGAGCGTGTCGATTGTCTGTTGCGCGGCACCGCTGCCGAGGTATTGCCGCGTATCGTTGAAAGCTTGCTACGGCGGTAATTGAACGGGCGGGCCTTGGTCGTCTTCGTAGGTTCCTAATAGCGGTGGTGGTTCCGGTAGCGCCGGTGCATCGTCATCGAAGGCGGAGAAGCGAAAGCCGGTCGCTCCGAGCGAGTTGACGCGCTCGTCGAAGGTGGACGCGGGTACCGTCGCGCGTTCCTCACGCGCGGTTTCTTGCGCGAGTTCGTCCGGCGTGAGATAGGCATCGGGTTCTACGGCGTCGCCGGCGGAGTCTTCATACGAACGTACCACCGTCTTGTTGAACGCTCGTTGCGAGGGGAGCGTGAGGAGATGGTCGTCGCTCGCGCGGCGGGTGAGCCCGCGGATGATGTACGCGCTCTGCAAACTGCGCAGGCCGCGCAGCGGCATCGACGACGTCGGTACGCCGATAAAGAGATCGCGCACGGCGTCGTAGGTTGCCGCCGAAGCGATGATCGAGGCGTTGAGCTCCTCGGAGGCTTCCTCGAGCCGGGAGGCCACGTGCGCCGGATTGCCGACGATCGCAAACTCGCGGCGCTGTTGGAAGCCGGTGTCGCCCGCCACGATTTTTCCGGAGTTCACGCCGATGCCGACCGCGATCGTCCGACGTCCCTGGGCCTGCCAACGCGACTCCATCGCGCGCATGACGCGCATGATGTCGAGCGCGGCGCGCAGCGCTCGCTCCTCCTGAAATTGCTCTTCGAGCAGCACCCCGAAGACGGCGGTCACGGTATCGCCGCGCAGGCTCTCGATCATGCCGCGATGGCGTTGGACGGCTTGCCCGACGATGGTATAAAACTCGTTGAGATACCGCAGCGTCTCTTCCGGGGAGAGCCGCTCGCAGATCAGCGCGAAATTGCGGATACGCGTGCACAGAACCGTGGCGTAGTACTCGCGCGCTTCGAACAGGCGCGGATCTTTACGGGCCAGCAATTCCTCGACCACTTGCGGGGGCACGTAACGGGAGAACAATGCGACCGCGCGACCGTGCTCGCGCCGTTCGTTCACATAACGTCGAAAAAAGACCGTGGCATAGCCGGCCGCCCCGAGCGCTACCACGATCGCTACTGCTAGAAGTGCGTCCATTGCTCTCTCTATTAACGTCGGCCGATGCGCGAGGTGGGCTTATGTCCGAGGCCCCGCGCCGTGCCCCGTCGTACCTGCGCCCCATGGATGCGATGGAGCTAAAGGCTATGATACCCCAGTTTCCGGGTTATCTCGATGAGGCCGCCCGTCGCCTCTCCGACGAACTGGTCCGGTCTTATGCCGGGGAGGCGGTGGCCGGGTTGGTGGACCGCCTGCGTCCGCTCGATCCGGCGCTGGAAGCGCGCTTCGACGTGGCCCTCATGCGGGCGGGGTTCACGAACCAAGTCGCCTTCAGAGGCTACGAATCCGCGGTGCTCTCGCCCGACCGCAGCGCGGCGATGCTCGCCGCCGACACGTTGCTCGCGACCCTCGCCCAGCGTGCGGCGTCGGTGGACATCCAGAGCGCGCCCGGCTACCTCGACGAACTCGCGGCAGCATTCGATGCGCGCGACTCGGCGATGCAGCAGGTTGCGGCCTAGCGCCGGAGGCCGCGCCCGATGCTGACGGCCCTCGTCCTCTCGGCGCTGCACCTGTTGCCGCGTCCGCAATCGGTCGCGCCGAGCGCGTGCTCGAGCGCGTATGCCTTCTCGCGCCCGCTGCGGGTGGCAAGCGGTTTCGACCCCGCCGCTCGCGACGAAATCGACGAGCGCTGGCAAGCGCTCGGGCTCCCCATCCTCGCGGTCTCCGAGAACCCCGACGTCACCGTGGTTCGGGATCCGGGGCTTCCGTCGCAAGGGTACACACTCGACGTCGCCGGCTCGAGCGTGCGTATCGCCGCATCCGATGGCGCCGGGGCCTTCTACGCGGCCATGACGCTGGCCCAACTTGCGACGCGAAGCGCGAACGGTTGGTCCCTGCCGTGCGTGCATATCGTCGATCGCCCCGCGCTGCGCTGGCGCATTCTTTCGGACGACGTGTCGCGCGGGCCGTTACCGACGATGCGTTATTTCGAATCGCGCATTCGCACGATAGCGGCGTTCAAGATGAACGGCTACTCGCCGTACATGGAACACGTCTTCGTATCGCCGACCGACCCGCTGCCGGCGCCCCTGGACGGCATCACGCCCGTCCAACTGCGCGAACTGAACGCCTACGC
It encodes:
- a CDS encoding NAD-dependent deacylase — encoded protein: MDELCERLRAATSVLVLTGSGISAESGLPTFRGTGGLWRTHRVEELASPQGFARDPRLVWTWYNERNAVHRQAQPNAGHYALAALEQRISDFTLATQNVDSLHMRAGSHRLLELHGSLRTARCTGCEQRRPLDSLGLPLDAIEHACGGRFRPDIVWFGEPLPSAVWGSAVEAAARAEVIVVVGTSAVVYPAAALATHYAGDAFVAEINPEPTAISERVDCLLRGTAAEVLPRIVESLLRR
- a CDS encoding adenylate/guanylate cyclase domain-containing protein — protein: MDALLAVAIVVALGAAGYATVFFRRYVNERREHGRAVALFSRYVPPQVVEELLARKDPRLFEAREYYATVLCTRIRNFALICERLSPEETLRYLNEFYTIVGQAVQRHRGMIESLRGDTVTAVFGVLLEEQFQEERALRAALDIMRVMRAMESRWQAQGRRTIAVGIGVNSGKIVAGDTGFQQRREFAIVGNPAHVASRLEEASEELNASIIASAATYDAVRDLFIGVPTSSMPLRGLRSLQSAYIIRGLTRRASDDHLLTLPSQRAFNKTVVRSYEDSAGDAVEPDAYLTPDELAQETAREERATVPASTFDERVNSLGATGFRFSAFDDDAPALPEPPPLLGTYEDDQGPPVQLPP